ATAAATAAATGCAGGAACTAGCATTCCTCCCAGCGCAGCCATCATTGGCAGGGATGCTTTTTTGAGGCTCGACAGCTCTCCGGCCATAAATTCTCTTTTCAATTCCAGCCCGATCACAAAAAAGAAAATGGCCATCAGGCCATCATTGATCCAAATATGTAACGGCTGATTGAAAACGTAGCGCGAAAATCCAACCATCAATCTCGTTTCCCAAAGATGATGATAGGATTCCGCCCAGGGTGAATTAACCCAGATAATGGCTATGATAACACAAACAAAGAGAATGATCCCTCCGGTAAATTCCTGGTGGATGAACTTGCTGACTGGTTTGAGAATTTGGTCTATGGGTGACTGGGGCATATTTGGAGAATTCATGGCAATTGTCTGGGATTGGCAATGTCATACCTGACCCAAAAATAAGAAAACAATTGACTATGCTTCAGTTCCCATGAATCGGCTATTTATGATGAGCCCTTCTATTCAGCGAACCAGTCTTCCATAATAATCCCGAAGATTAGTCTCGTACACTTCATTCACAGGGTTGTTTGGATCATAGGGCGGACCGCTCTTGACGGTATCGACCGTTACATTCACAATCACCCGGGCCGTGGACCAGTTGATTTCCGAAATCCATGTCGGGGACACCAGTATTTTGTTATGTGAAAACCAGCTACCTGTTTCGACTACCAAAAAACCAATCTCCCAGTTTTCAGTGTCAACAATGTAATCAACAACATGGCCAAGCTCTCCGTCAGTAGCATGGATATGATACCCTTTCACTTTTTCCGTACTACGCAAATGCTCATCCGGGAGCAGTCCTTTGTTCTTTCTTTCCTCTGCCAGAGCGGCTTTTACAGATTCTGATAATGGCATAAGACCTCCCATAGAACCTGTGCCGGGCCCCCAATAGATATGCCAGGGAAAATGGCTGTACAATTTCGATTCTTCCTGACGGGAAACCGGTTTGTCGGTATCAATATCCGGACTTTCCCTGATCTGATCAAGTGATAGGTTGGTCTGAAATATTTCATCCTCCCAAATTGGTGCCAATATGGCCTGAGTTGCGATCAGCACTTTTCTTCCTGAAAGCCAGCCACCGGTTTTTACGACCAGGTAACGAACAGTCCAGGTGTCATCGTCAAAATATAGCTCCTCAACTTTTCCTATTTCACCATCGGTCGCGCCGAGGGAAAAACCTGTAAAACTTTTGAGACTGCGTTTCATACTCTTCTATGTTTAGTTTTTTGTATTCGTTAATGGTACCGAATGCATTTTCCAGAATCTCCGAGGGCCGTCTGTGAAATGTAAAGGTGACCAAATAACGCTCGATTAATCTGTCGTCAACACGACCTGCCCCTCGGGAAAGGGAATGTCCGCAGCCCTTTCGGCAGTAATGAAGAAGTTCCTTGGTTCAAACGTGCTAACCGTTTTCAAGTCACTTTTCAATCCCTTCGAAAAAATACCATGTCTACTTTTTATTTGTCCCAGATTTTTGATCCCGTTCCTCTCTGTGTCCGCCCATAAGACATACGTGTCCCTGGATTGGATCAGCCTTTCAGGGGGTGACAGGTGCCGGACCGATAGATCGATTGCATAATTTTCATTTTTGTCTTTTTTTACTTTTACGTTTCCCTGAGCAGCAGGGACAATGGCAGATTCCTTAAAGACAAGCTTTCTCGAACATGATGATGTGCTGAGCGTTAAAACAACGGCCAAAGTGAAAAGTAAACCACTGATATACTCCCTATTAACATCCCGAAATTTCATAACCATCAGCTTTTTCTTGTTGAATTGTCAATTTTGAAGAATTGGAACCTTGTGGAATCTGGTTAAAAGGTTAATTTAATCTTCGTCCCCGGAATCTTCGTCAATGCGCGGCTCCCTTTCTTTGGACCTGTTGAGGCGGTAAGAAAAGGTAACCAGGAATTGGCGGGCCCTCCATTGGAATTCCGATTTTGAATAGTATCCGGCACTTTCCACAATCCGGCGTTGCTTCCTCGTGTTGAGCAAATCCCTGACGCTAGCAGTGACGGTCCCCCTGCCTTTCAGGATATCTCTCGAAAGTCCGAGATCGATTGAATACTGGGCAAGATCCCGCCCCTGCGTTGTTTTTCTTGGGGCCCTGTAATTAATCGATGATTGAAAGTCCACATCTTGAAAAAGCGTGACTTTGGAAGAGACCCTGCCCGTCCAGGAATAGGTATCGCTGCTCAGCACCTTGTCCTGATAAACGCCTTTATTAACGGCCCGGAAAATGTTTGCATTCGCCGTCCATTTCCACCATGCGAACGGATCATAAGTAAGATTAAATTCAAAACCGTACGAATCCCCGGTGGATAAGTTAATCGGCGTTATCCTGGTAAATCCGGTCGAATCAACGGAGGTAATATTTTCGACGACCCCAAGTCGATGACGATAATAAATGCTGGACAACAGAGTCCCTTTTTCCATATTCAGCAAATGTCCGGCCTCAAACGAATGGGTATACTCCGGGTTCAACAAAGGGTTACCGGCCCTGAAAACGCGGGAATCGCTAAAATTAGAGAAAGGAAGAAGGTCCCGAAAGCCCGGACGGCTCAGCCTGTAACTGTAACTCAGCTGCAATGTCTGGGCCTCCTGCAGCTTATAGGACAGATGCAGGCTTGGAAAAAGATTAAAGTACTTTCGGTGGTTAGTCAGGTTCGTCTTCTTGAGTTTGGTCAAAATATCAGAGTATTCTCCCCTTAATCCCGCCTGCACAAAAAGCTTTCCGAATTGATTGCTTGCCATTAGATACGCCGCATGGATTTTTTCGTCATAAGCCAGTCGGTTGTCGAATCGCGGCAGAATGATCCAATCGCCATTCTGGTCTTGCTGATGCACCGAGAAGTCATTGTCAAGCAAGCGGATGGAACTTTTAAGCCCGGTTTCAAGCTTTGCATCTCCCCGGAAAGGATGTATATAGTCGAGCTGGAAAAGGATATTCTTTTCGTCTTCTGTATTATATGACCGTTGCACAACATTGGCCGCCTCGCCTTTTACACTTTCATTGAATTTTGCTGCCTCTGTTTCGTCGCTTAAAATATACTTAGCCGAAAATGCAAGGCTCTGCCCTTTTCGCTCAAAGGTCTTATTATAGTTCAATGCCGCTTCCAGATTGTTGCGGGGCTCCTGCTCCGTTTCGGTACGGACCACCGTTCTCGTCAGAATGTTATTAAAGTCAAAGTCTCTGTATGCCAGCATAGTTTTATTCGTATTCCGGGAGTTTCGATATGACAGTGTTCCGGTTAATGTGTTGCGACTGTTTAGAAAATAATCCATCCCGACCATAAAGCTATTGGAGTAGCCGCTTCTGTTCCTGTTGTTATCCTGCTCATATACAAAGCTGGTGTCAGCGCTGTTGTAAACTTGTCTGGAAGTACCGCTTCCCGGCCTGTTGCGGTAAATGTTGCCGTAACTAGCCATGAGGTTTACTTTCTTTTTCCGGTAATTAATATTAAAAGACCCACCGAAGTTTGCAGGATAACCTGCCGTGCCTGTAAAGGATCCGTTTAAGCCATACCTTATATTCTTCTTCATCACAATGTTCAGTATCCCCACCTCCCCTTCCGCATCATATCGGGAAGATGGGTTGGTAATGATCTCGATACTTTCGATCAGGTCGCCCGGAATTTGCCTCAGCGCCTCGGCCGGGTTCATCCCGACCATCCCTGATTGTTTACCATCAATTAAAATCCGGACGTTCCCGCTTCCGCGCAACGCCACATTGCCGTCCACGTCGACGGTTACCGATGGCATGTTGTTCAAAATGTCCGAGGCATTACTACCGATATTGCTCAAATCCTTTCCGACATTAAAAACCCGTTTGTCGAGCTGCAATTCCATCTGACTTTTTTCTCCCCTCACAACAAGTTCCTCTAATTCTCGGGCATCTGGTTTAAGTGACAGCGTACCCATATCTACGTCTTGATTATCAACGACTACACTGGGGACAATTTTCTCATTGAGGCCTAAATAGGATATTTTGAGGAAATAATTTCCAGGTTTGGCCGCTATCTCAAATTTGCCGGTTTCATCGGAGACCGCACCGCCCACGAGTGACGAATCCTTAGCGGAATAAAGGCCTACATTGGCAAAAAGGACCGGTTCTCGATTAGCCCCTTCAAGCTTACCGCTGATCACCAAATCTTCTGTTCCTTCGTTCTGGGCCATAACTTGAACGTATTGAAAGAAGAAAAAGAGCGTAATGAAAGAAAAGCTTTTCATAGGTGAAATTGATTTAAAGTGGGCCGGTGAAAGCAAGTGGATTTTAGCTTGGCAATTCAGGAAGCCAGATAACTTGGATCGAAAAGCAATCCGAGGGTTTAGTAAGAATTTAAGTTTTCACTTGAAACGCTAAAAAATTCACGCCAGAAACTTACCTCGGCGTTGATGAAGATTTTTATTTATCTAAATCATAAGCACATGCGCCTTTCAAAAACGACTATAATAAAACCAAGAATCTCTGCGAAGAGCCGCGAGAAATACGCTCCGGGCGGGCGATAATAATTGTTTGATTAACATTCATTAACACGGAAATACTTGAAATTTTCGTCGATAAACCATATGTTTGTGTTCTGCGCGTTTTATCTGCGCCTTTAAAATCATATTTGTACCAATTTTAATAATATGATTTTTCAATGACTGAATAAAATCAGTATCATGACGAAAAGAGCCCTTATATACTTCCTGATCATTTTTCAACTTGTTGCTTTCGCTTCGCACGCTGCACACAAAAGTGGAAAAACCAGGCCGAAGTTTAAGCGATTCTACTTCGTTCCCCGTCCTGCCCCTTCAGAAGCACAACTGGAAATTTTAAGGATAAAAAAGCTGGTTCAAAAGAGCAGGCCAATTATTCGCGTAGACAAGGCGAAGTGGAAAGAGGATCTGACAAGATTGCTTCTTCATCGTCATACCAGCTATGCTAACCCGGCATTTTCGGCCTATATCCCTTCCGGTATTTCTCTCGCGTCACTGAGAGCGACCAGCACATTTATTGTTGACATGCCCCCGCATCAACAACGGGTTGTCCATCTTCCCGGATATTATAGCTTCCTGCACCGTCTTTGCCCTTTTTAGCATTTCTCATTGCTATTTTCCCGGTAATGTCAGTGCTGCGTGGTTTAGTAAGCTTTCCCAAGCTCCGAAATCGACCGGAATTCATTACTCACATGCATATACGTTACCGTTGAGCCGCTGGTTTGCACTTGCGGCGATCCGGCCATTCTCCGTAGCCTTTTATTTCATTCCTTACTCAAGAATTCATGAGAAATCTAATTTGGGCGGCTCTCTCCGCCCTGTCTATCATCACGTTTGGCTGTACTTCAAAGGGCGAACGAATCAGCGAGACCAAAGACAATTTGCTCGCCATTCCCGTTTTGAAACTTAATCCCACCAACACAGATATGCACCGGGAGTATGTAGCGAATATCCAGGCCGTGCGAAACGTAGAGATATATGCGCGTGTGAGAGGTTATCTTGAAAAAGTATACGTGGATGAGGGCAAAGAAGTAAAAAAAGGCCAGGTCCTCTTCAGTGTCAACAATGAAGAATATGAAGCCCAGCTGGCAAAAGCAAAAGCCAATCTGCAAAACGCGATTGCCGACGCAAAGGGCGCTGAACTCGAATTAAAAAGGGTTAAGTTACTGGTAGAGAAAAATGTAATTTCTAAAACTGAAGTCGAAGTGGCAGAAGCGAAGGTAGCCGCTGCGGACGCCAAAATTGAAGAAGCCCGTTCCGAAAAAGCCAAGGCAGCTATACAGCTCGGCCGAACCGTGATCAAAGCACCTTTTGACGGATTAATAGACCGGATTCCACACAGGATGGGCAGCCTGATCAGCGACGGAACGTTGCTCACTACCATTTCGGATACCAAATCGGTATATGCCTATTTTAATGTATCTGAAAATGAATATCTCGAATACATAAACACAAGAGGAAAAGATCACGATGAAAAAGCTATTGTAGAGCTGCAACTTGCAGACGGCTCCTTTTTCAAACAAAAGGGGATCATTGAAACGATGGAGGGCGCTTTCGATGAAAGCACAGGCTCGATTGCGTTCAGAGCGAAATTTGCGAATCCGCAAAAACTACTCAAACATGGTTCAACCGGCACGATACGTCTAACCAACACCATCGAGAATGTAATTTTGATACCTCAGAAAGCTGCGTTTGAAATTCAGGATAAAAATTTTGTGTACATCCTTGGCAAGAACAACAAAATCAAAACGCGCAGCTTCATACCGCAATCCCGAATAGCGGGTTACTACGTCGTAAGTTCAGGTTTGGAGCCGGGGGAAACGATTATTTGCGAGGGGCTGCAAGGTTTGAAGGACGGTGCGACTATTCAACCAAAACCAGTGGACCTCGGTCACCTCAAACTACCCGACGCAAACTCAAAATTGACCGTGCGATAGGATTTTCTTTAACCTGAACTCAAAATCATGTTTCAAAAATTTATTGAGAGACCGGTCCTTTCGCTGGTTATCTCCATTTTTATTACGCTACTCGGGTTGCTGGCCGTCGTCGACTTGCCTGTCTCCCAGTTTCCCGACATCGTGCCGCCGTCCGTAGTGGTAACGGCGACTTATACCGGAGCCAATTCCGAAGTCTGTGTCGACGCTGTGGCGGTTCCGCTGGAAAAGGCCATCAATGGTGTGCCCGGAATGACCTACATGACCTCTGTATCCGGGAATGACGGGGTTACCACCATTACCATTTCGTTCAAAGTTGGGATCGATCCGGACCTGGCTGCTGTGAATGTACAGAACCGGGTTCAAACCGTTATTGATGAGCTTCCTGAGGAAGTGATTAAGGCTGGGGTAACCACCGAAAAAGAGGTTAACAGTATGCTGATGTATCTGGATATCATGAGCTCAGATTCGTCAGTTGCAGAAGATTTCGTTTACAATTTTGCTGATATCAATGTCCTGAAAGAACTCAAACGAATAGATGGTGTCGGACGGGCGCAGATCATGGGCAGTAAAGATTATTCAATGCGCATATGGCTGAAACCAGACCGCATGAACAGTTACAGCGTATCGGCAGACGAGGTGGTCAAAGCGATCCGTGACCAGAACGTAGTAGCGGCCCCGGGTAAAACGGGCGTGAGCTCCGGACGGGAAGTGCAGGTCTTACAGTACGTCTTGAAATACACTGGAAAATTGTTCGAGCCTGCTCAATACGAAAACATCGTGTTGCGCTCGAATCCTGATGGCTCCATGCTAAAGCTAAAGGATGTCGCAGATATAGAGTTCGGAACCCTTGACTACGATGTTGCCTCCAAATCTAATGGAAAACCCTCTGCCTCCATTATGATCAAGCAGCGTCCTGGCTCCAATGCCCAGGAGGTGATTGAAAATATCAAGGCGAAAGTTGCTCAGCTCAAAGCTACAAGTTTCCCGCCCGGTATGGACTATTTTGTTTCCTATGATGTCTCGCGCTTTTTGGATGCCTCCATACATGAAGTTATACGCACATTGATTGAGGCGTTCATCCTGGTAATTATCATCGTCTACCTGTTCCTTCAGGATTTCCGTTCAACTGTCATACCGGCGTTGGCCGTTCCCGTTGCGCTGGTCGGCACCTTTGCCTTTATGCAGCTTTTCGGCTTCTCTATTAATCTTTTGACACTCTTCGCGTTGGTACTGGCCATTGGTATTGTCGTCGATAATGCGATTGTGGTGGTAGAGGCGGTACATGCTAAGA
The genomic region above belongs to Dyadobacter pollutisoli and contains:
- a CDS encoding PRC-barrel domain-containing protein gives rise to the protein MKRSLKSFTGFSLGATDGEIGKVEELYFDDDTWTVRYLVVKTGGWLSGRKVLIATQAILAPIWEDEIFQTNLSLDQIRESPDIDTDKPVSRQEESKLYSHFPWHIYWGPGTGSMGGLMPLSESVKAALAEERKNKGLLPDEHLRSTEKVKGYHIHATDGELGHVVDYIVDTENWEIGFLVVETGSWFSHNKILVSPTWISEINWSTARVIVNVTVDTVKSGPPYDPNNPVNEVYETNLRDYYGRLVR
- a CDS encoding outer membrane beta-barrel family protein, encoding MKSFSFITLFFFFQYVQVMAQNEGTEDLVISGKLEGANREPVLFANVGLYSAKDSSLVGGAVSDETGKFEIAAKPGNYFLKISYLGLNEKIVPSVVVDNQDVDMGTLSLKPDARELEELVVRGEKSQMELQLDKRVFNVGKDLSNIGSNASDILNNMPSVTVDVDGNVALRGSGNVRILIDGKQSGMVGMNPAEALRQIPGDLIESIEIITNPSSRYDAEGEVGILNIVMKKNIRYGLNGSFTGTAGYPANFGGSFNINYRKKKVNLMASYGNIYRNRPGSGTSRQVYNSADTSFVYEQDNNRNRSGYSNSFMVGMDYFLNSRNTLTGTLSYRNSRNTNKTMLAYRDFDFNNILTRTVVRTETEQEPRNNLEAALNYNKTFERKGQSLAFSAKYILSDETEAAKFNESVKGEAANVVQRSYNTEDEKNILFQLDYIHPFRGDAKLETGLKSSIRLLDNDFSVHQQDQNGDWIILPRFDNRLAYDEKIHAAYLMASNQFGKLFVQAGLRGEYSDILTKLKKTNLTNHRKYFNLFPSLHLSYKLQEAQTLQLSYSYRLSRPGFRDLLPFSNFSDSRVFRAGNPLLNPEYTHSFEAGHLLNMEKGTLLSSIYYRHRLGVVENITSVDSTGFTRITPINLSTGDSYGFEFNLTYDPFAWWKWTANANIFRAVNKGVYQDKVLSSDTYSWTGRVSSKVTLFQDVDFQSSINYRAPRKTTQGRDLAQYSIDLGLSRDILKGRGTVTASVRDLLNTRKQRRIVESAGYYSKSEFQWRARQFLVTFSYRLNRSKEREPRIDEDSGDED
- a CDS encoding efflux RND transporter periplasmic adaptor subunit, giving the protein MRNLIWAALSALSIITFGCTSKGERISETKDNLLAIPVLKLNPTNTDMHREYVANIQAVRNVEIYARVRGYLEKVYVDEGKEVKKGQVLFSVNNEEYEAQLAKAKANLQNAIADAKGAELELKRVKLLVEKNVISKTEVEVAEAKVAAADAKIEEARSEKAKAAIQLGRTVIKAPFDGLIDRIPHRMGSLISDGTLLTTISDTKSVYAYFNVSENEYLEYINTRGKDHDEKAIVELQLADGSFFKQKGIIETMEGAFDESTGSIAFRAKFANPQKLLKHGSTGTIRLTNTIENVILIPQKAAFEIQDKNFVYILGKNNKIKTRSFIPQSRIAGYYVVSSGLEPGETIICEGLQGLKDGATIQPKPVDLGHLKLPDANSKLTVR